In a single window of the Elaeis guineensis isolate ETL-2024a chromosome 8, EG11, whole genome shotgun sequence genome:
- the LOC105050306 gene encoding uncharacterized protein isoform X5: MHAAVQSGGRSPKPLNGPASTQQLKSGSDSVQNSGTSIPQSKGKKRDRGDQGTEPIKRERSAKTEDGDFANFKFDGMIKDEIAKITEKGGLVNTEGVEKLVNLMQLDRNERKIDLAGRIMLADVIAATDKYECLGRFVQLRGVPVLDDWLQEAHKGKTGDGNSPKESDKATEELLLALLRALEKLPVNLHALRTCNIGKSVNHLRSHKNLEIHKKARSLVDTWKKRVDAEMTKNNDAKSVGSSQAVAWPGKTGFPEVSHAGSRRPGLNEVTVKSPGQPSACKTPPGKLGNSDPVAKPSPFTSGSLKQSPLPALGAIGLKDPLGKTSGGTGTQELPPAVVKEEKSSSSSQSQNNSQSCSSDHKKMGSSWKEDARSSTAGSMNASKISGTSSRHRRSGNGLLGTSNSGIQKEPNLGKSGSLNRTTTLDKASQSGLTCEKSLDVPVADHGNSHRLIVRLPNPGRSPARSASGGSFEDPSVTGSRASSPGVPDKHEHNDRKMKLRSDACRSHVATNANIETWESNDVKEGVVGSDEGDRSPTILDEERRSADETGKISDIPRTACSSSGNEKGVFLPESRTRNSFSSINALIESCAKYSESSVPLSAGDDIGMNLLASVAAGEMSKSDFISPTGSPGTSPVVEDHCTGNNEAKSRLSCDDGVAQSHAQSDETADIDSEKHGKSVGSVLARVESQQAGINFSGDEKIIMPLQDKILTGEQAKQSPVSSTSFHKTSDSSIKPEGKLEEERADRCYSMSSPSNVKEETEGDGAYLHRDRLMTSGQVTDSLTDCKTKLMSQPMDESKPIDYAREKIVEGSMCTSGVVCNTLAGACEFEKTASGRKSEKLVEESPSCPPIDKELPGGATLTDQQQPSVAANHAEALDRSADDAVALSGADEVLCPENDDESKTKKSDNLRAGDLDLSNTEKKESLSVATSSINERVASTIVPPISGNGVDDNLEIKQPLEVCLTGSSDNQLPCSIPPQETERCAKSSGSKISGADADGKEELVSSAEASSLAVTADPDVSAKLDFDLNEGIPGDDGNQGEQATSAAPICSSAVRMPNLPPFASPKLSALPAPITVAAPAKGPFVPPENLLKTKAEPGWKGSAATSAFRPAEPRKVFEMPLSTSDVPTSDAAGKQVRPPLDIDLNIADERVLEDLGSQSSAQTTGSESGAISNHEAPTRTAGGLDLDLNRADEGTENGQFVASTSQRLEVPLLPVRPAPGGFSNGEANVSRDFDLNNGPGLDEVGSEPAPRSQHAKSSSSVPFLPPVAGLRMNNAELGNVSSWFPSGNSYPAVAIPSFLPERGEQPYPIVAAPGAQRILGSVTGGGTFGNDIYRTPVLSSSPAMAFSPATAFPYAGFPFGSSFPLASTSFTGGSTTYVDSSSGGASCFPAISSQLVGPAGAVSSHYQRSYVINLPEGSSSGGSDNSRKWARQGLDLNAGPGSADMEGKDDRLPSASRQLLVAGTQAFVEEQARMYQVPGGGLKRKEPEGGWDAERSGYKQLSWQ, encoded by the coding sequence ATGCATGCAGCAGTGCAGTCAGGCGGGCGTTCACCGAAACCTCTGAATGGTCCTGCATCCACACAACAGTTGAAATCTGGTTCAGATAGCGTACAAAATAGTGGCACCTCCATTCCTCAGTCTAAGGGGAAGAAGAGGGACAGAGGTGATCAGGGCACGGAGCCTATTAAACGTGAGCGGTCTGCTAAGACGGAGGATGGTGATTTTGCTAACTTTAAGTTTGATGGCATGATAAAAGATGAAATTGCGAAAATAACAGAAAAAGGTGGGCTTGTAAACACTGAAGGGGTGGAGAAACTGGTGAATCTCATGCAACTTGATAGAAATGAGAGAAAAATAGACCTGGCCGGTAGGATAATGCTTGCAGATGTGATTGCGGCCACTGATAAATATGAGTGCCTTGGTAGATTTGTGCAGCTCAGGGGTGTTCCTGTTCTGGATGATTGGCTTCAGGAGGCACACAAAGGTAAAACTGGCGATGGCAACAGTCCCAAGGAAAGTGATAAAGCCACTGAGGAACTGCTGCTTGCTCTGCTTCGTGCTCTGGAGAAGTTGCCTGTAAATCTTCATGCTTTACGGACTTGCAACATTGGTAAGTCGGTTAATCACTTACGCAGTCATAAAAACTTGGAGATCCACAAGAAGGCTAGGAGTCTTGTTGACACTTGGAAGAAACGAGTTGATGCAGAAATGACAAAGAACAATGATGCGAAATCTGTAGGGTCAAGCCAGGCTGTAGCATGGCCTGGTAAGACAGGTTTTCCTGAAGTTTCTCATGCTGGAAGCAGACGTCCTGGATTAAATGAGGTAACTGTGAAAAGCCCCGGTCAGCCTTCTGCTTGTAAAACTCCACCTGGTAAACTTGGTAATTCAGATCCTGTGGCCAAGCCAAGTCCGTTTACATCAGGATCTTTAAAACAATCACCTTTGCCTGCTTTGGGGGCTATTGGCTTGAAGGATCCACTTGGCAAAACAAGTGGTGGCACTGGGACTCAGGAGTTGCCACCAGCAGTGGTGAAAGAAGAAAAGAGCAGCAGTTCGAGTCAGTCTCAGAACAATAGCCAGTCTTGTTCTAGTGATCATAAAAAAATGGGTTCTTCATGGAAAGAGGATGCAAGGAGTTCAACTGCTGGCTCAATGAATGCTAGCAAGATCTCTGGTACTTCTTCTCGCCACCGAAGGTCTGGCAATGGGCTTCTGGGAACAAGTAATTCTGGAATTCAGAAGGAACCTAATTTGGGTAAGTCTGGTTCTCTTAACAGGACTACAACACTGGATAAAGCATCACAATCTGGATTGACATGTGAAAAGTCACTTGATGTACCTGTTGCAGATCATGGAAATAGCCACAGGTTGATTGTTAGGCTTCCTAACCCTGGTCGCAGTCCTGCCCGAAGTGCAAGTGGAGGTTCATTTGAGGACCCTTCAGTGACAGGGAGCAGAGCATCGTCACCTGGTGTTCCTGATAAACATGAGCATAATGATCGTAAAATGAAACTGAGGAGCGATGCTTGTCGGTCTCATGTTGCCACCAATGCAAATATAGAGACATGGGAGAGCAATGATGTGAAGGAGGGGGTGGTTGGATCTGATGAAGGTGACAGATCGCCAACAATTCTTGATGAAGAACGCAGGAGCGCTGATGAAACTGGAAAGATCTCTGATATTCCAAGAACTGCCTGTTCATCCTCTGGGAATGAAAAAGGGGTTTTTTTGCCTGAATCCAGGACAAGGAACTCTTTCAGCTCTATAAATGCACTGATTGAAAGCTGTGCAAAATATTCTGAATCTAGTGTTCCTTTATCGGCTGGGGATGATATAGGAATGAATTTACTTGCTAGTGTGGCTGCTGGGGAAATGTCAAAGTCTGACTTTATTTCTCCCACTGGCTCACCTGGAACTTCACCTGTGGTTGAGGACCACTGTACTGGTAATAATGAGGCCAAGTCAAGACTGTCATGTGATGATGGTGTTGCCCAGAGTCATGCCCAGTCTGATGAAACTGCTGATATTGACTCGGAGAAACATGGGAAGAGTGTTGGTTCTGTGTTAGCAAGGGTTGAGTCGCAACAGGCAGGCATCAACTTTTCAGgtgatgaaaaaatcatcatGCCATTGCAGGATAAGATATTGACAGGCGAGCAAGCCAAGCAGTCACCTGTTTCCAGTACAAGTTTTCATAAAACTTCAGATTCTTCTATAAAACCAGAAGGGAAACTCGAGGAAGAGAGAGCTGATAGATGTTATTCTATGTCTAGTCCATCAAATGTGAAGGAGGAGACTGAAGGTGATGGAGCTTATCTACACCGGGACAGATTGATGACTAGTGGGCAGGTTACTGATAGTCTCACAGATTGTAAGACTAAGTTAATGAGTCAACCAATGGATGAGAgtaagcccattgattatgctcGTGAAAAGATTGTAGAGGGCAGTATGTGCACTTCTGGAGTTGTTTGCAACACCTTGGCGGGTGCTTGTGAGTTTGAAAAGACTGCTTCAGGCAGAAAATCTGAGAAGCTGGTTGAAGAATCTCCCTCTTGTCCTCCCATTGACAAAGAACTGCCTGGTGGTGCCACCTTAACGGACCAGCAGCAACCTTCCGTTGCGGCAAATCATGCAGAGGCTTTAGATAGAAGTGCTGATGATGCTGTTGCTCTTTCTGGTGCTGATGAAGTTCTTTGTCCTGAAAATGATGATGAGTCCAAGACCAAGAAGTCTGATAACTTGAGGGCTGGTGATTTGGACCTCAGTAAcactgaaaagaaagaaagtttGAGTGTTGCCACTTCAAGCATCAATGAACGAGTTGCATCAACCATAGTCCCACCTATCTCTGGCAATGGGGTGGATGATAACTTAGAAATAAAGCAGCCTCTTGAGGTCTGCCTTACTGGATCTTCTGACAATCAGCTTCCGTGCAGTATTCCTCCCCAAGAAACTGAGCGATGTGCAAAGTCTTCTGGTTCTAAGATATCTGGAGCTGATGCTGATGGAAAGGAGGAGCTTGTGTCTTCTGCAGAGGCTTCTTCATTGGCTGTTACAGCTGATCCAGATGTTTCGGCTAAGCTCGACTTTGATTTAAATGAAGGCATCCCTGGAGATGATGGGAACCAAGGCGAGCAAGCTACCTCAGCTGCACCAATATGTTCATCTGCAGTTCGTATGCCTAACCTGCCTCCATTTGCATCTCCCAAGTTAAGTGCCTTGCCTGCTCCAATCACAGTGGCTGCTCCCGCAAAGGGACCGTTTGTTCCACCTGAAAATTTGTTGAAGACAAAGGCTGAGCCTGGGTGGAAAGGTTCAGCTGCCACCAGTGCATTTCGCCCCGCTGAACCGCGAAAGGTTTTTGAGATGCCACTTAGTACTTCTGATGTCCCAACATCTGATGCTGCAGGGAAGCAGGTTCGTCCACCTTTGGACATCGATCTGAATATAGCTGATGAGAGAGTACTTGAGGACTTGGGTTCTCAGAGCTCTGCTCAGACAACAGGCTCTGAATCAGGAGCCATTAGCAATCATGAGGCACCCACACGAACTGCTGGGGGACTTGATCTTGATTTAAATAGAGCTGATGAGGGCACAGAAAATGGGCAGTTCGTAGCAAGCACCAGTCAGAGGTTAGAAGTGCCACTTTTGCCGGTAAGACCAGCACCTGGAGGATTCTCTAATGGGGAGGCCAACGTATCAAGGGACTTTGATCTTAATAATGGACCAGGACTTGATGAAGTGGGTTCAGAACCTGCACCGAGGAGCCAGCATGCCAAGAGCAGCAGCAGTGTGCCCTTCTTACCGCCAGTAGCAGGCCTCAGAATGAACAATGCTGAACTAGGCAATGTATCGTCTTGGTTTCCTTCGGGTAATTCCTATCCAGCTGTTGCTATACCATCTTTCTTGCCGGAGAGAGGGGAGCAGCCTTACCCTATTGTTGCAGCTCCAGGGGCCCAGAGGATTTTGGGGTCAGTTACGGGTGGTGGCACATTTGGAAATGATATTTACAGAACCCCAGTGCTGTCATCATCTCCAGCCATGGCCTTTTCCCCTGCTACAGCATTTCCATATGCTGGCTTCCCTTTTGGCTCCAGTTTTCCTCTAGCGTCGACTTCTTTCACAGGTGGATCAACAACCTATGTTGATTCATCATCTGGAGGTGCTTCATGCTTTCCTGCCATTTCATCACAGCTTGTTGGACCAGCAGGTGCTGTCTCGTCCCATTATCAAAGGTCTTATGTGATAAACCTTCCAGAAGGTAGTTCTAGTGGTGGATCTGATAACAGTAGAAAGTGGGCCAGACAAGGTCTTGATCTCAATGCAGGTCCAGGGAGTGCAGATATGGAAGGAAAAGATGACAGATTGCCTTCAGCATCGAGACAGCTCTTGGTTGCCGGTACTCAGGCTTTTGTGGAGGAGCAGGCAAGGATGTACCAGGTGCCAGGTGGGGGTCTGAAGAGGAAAGAGCCTGAAGGAGGTTGGGATGCAGAGAGATCTGGTTACAAGCAACTTTCGTGGCAGTAA
- the LOC105050306 gene encoding uncharacterized protein isoform X3, giving the protein MHGREGEERKRRRHMWPVPAHGTAAAALPPPAPLAPRLTPSASDSFQSSADSFIKSVLREEIHACPMVETVETFMLLLRDGRKIRVGDCALFQAVNAPPFIGIIRWFSAGKEAYLELCVNWLYRPADVKLAKGISPEAAPNEVFYSFHKDVISAATLLHPCKVAFLRKGVDLPAGISSFVCRRVYDTANKCLWWLTDQDYINERQEEVDQLLDRTRLEMHAAVQSGGRSPKPLNGPASTQQLKSGSDSVQNSGTSIPQSKGKKRDRGDQGTEPIKRERSAKTEDGDFANFKFDGMIKDEIAKITEKGGLVNTEGVEKLVNLMQLDRNERKIDLAGRIMLADVIAATDKYECLGRFVQLRGVPVLDDWLQEAHKGKTGDGNSPKESDKATEELLLALLRALEKLPVNLHALRTCNIGKSVNHLRSHKNLEIHKKARSLVDTWKKRVDAEMTKNNDAKSVGSSQAVAWPGKTGFPEVSHAGSRRPGLNEVTVKSPGQPSACKTPPGKLGNSDPVAKPSPFTSGSLKQSPLPALGAIGLKDPLGKTSGGTGTQELPPAVVKEEKSSSSSQSQNNSQSCSSDHKKMGSSWKEDARSSTAGSMNASKISGTSSRHRRSGNGLLGTSNSGIQKEPNLDHGNSHRLIVRLPNPGRSPARSASGGSFEDPSVTGSRASSPGVPDKHEHNDRKMKLRSDACRSHVATNANIETWESNDVKEGVVGSDEGDRSPTILDEERRSADETGKISDIPRTACSSSGNEKGVFLPESRTRNSFSSINALIESCAKYSESSVPLSAGDDIGMNLLASVAAGEMSKSDFISPTGSPGTSPVVEDHCTGNNEAKSRLSCDDGVAQSHAQSDETADIDSEKHGKSVGSVLARVESQQAGINFSGDEKIIMPLQDKILTGEQAKQSPVSSTSFHKTSDSSIKPEGKLEEERADRCYSMSSPSNVKEETEGDGAYLHRDRLMTSGQVTDSLTDCKTKLMSQPMDESKPIDYAREKIVEGSMCTSGVVCNTLAGACEFEKTASGRKSEKLVEESPSCPPIDKELPGGATLTDQQQPSVAANHAEALDRSADDAVALSGADEVLCPENDDESKTKKSDNLRAGDLDLSNTEKKESLSVATSSINERVASTIVPPISGNGVDDNLEIKQPLEVCLTGSSDNQLPCSIPPQETERCAKSSGSKISGADADGKEELVSSAEASSLAVTADPDVSAKLDFDLNEGIPGDDGNQGEQATSAAPICSSAVRMPNLPPFASPKLSALPAPITVAAPAKGPFVPPENLLKTKAEPGWKGSAATSAFRPAEPRKVFEMPLSTSDVPTSDAAGKQVRPPLDIDLNIADERVLEDLGSQSSAQTTGSESGAISNHEAPTRTAGGLDLDLNRADEGTENGQFVASTSQRLEVPLLPVRPAPGGFSNGEANVSRDFDLNNGPGLDEVGSEPAPRSQHAKSSSSVPFLPPVAGLRMNNAELGNVSSWFPSGNSYPAVAIPSFLPERGEQPYPIVAAPGAQRILGSVTGGGTFGNDIYRTPVLSSSPAMAFSPATAFPYAGFPFGSSFPLASTSFTGGSTTYVDSSSGGASCFPAISSQLVGPAGAVSSHYQRSYVINLPEGSSSGGSDNSRKWARQGLDLNAGPGSADMEGKDDRLPSASRQLLVAGTQAFVEEQARMYQVPGGGLKRKEPEGGWDAERSGYKQLSWQ; this is encoded by the exons GATGGGCGTAAAATTCGAGTTGGTGATTGTGCTCTTTTCCAGGCTGTCAATGCTCCACCTTTCATTGGAATAATTCGTTGGTTTTCAGCAGGCAAAGAGGCTTATCTTGAGTTATGTGTAAATTGGCTTTACAGACCTGCTGACGTAAAGCTTGCCAAAGGGATATCACCTGAAGCTGCACCAAACGAGGTCTTCTACTCATTTCACAAGGACGTGATTTCAGCTGCCACATTGCTTCATCCATGTAAAGTTGCATTTTTGCGTAAAGGTGTTGACCTTCCAGCAGGGATATCATCATTTGTGTGTAGGCGAGTATATGATACTGCAAACAAGTGTTTGTGGTGGCTAACTGATCAGGATTATATCAAT GAGCGTCAGGAAGAAGTAGATCAACTTTTAGATAGAACACGACTAGAGATGCATGCAGCAGTGCAGTCAGGCGGGCGTTCACCGAAACCTCTGAATGGTCCTGCATCCACACAACAGTTGAAATCTGGTTCAGATAGCGTACAAAATAGTGGCACCTCCATTCCTCAGTCTAAGGGGAAGAAGAGGGACAGAGGTGATCAGGGCACGGAGCCTATTAAACGTGAGCGGTCTGCTAAGACGGAGGATGGTGATTTTGCTAACTTTAAGTTTGATGGCATGATAAAAGATGAAATTGCGAAAATAACAGAAAAAGGTGGGCTTGTAAACACTGAAGGGGTGGAGAAACTGGTGAATCTCATGCAACTTGATAGAAATGAGAGAAAAATAGACCTGGCCGGTAGGATAATGCTTGCAGATGTGATTGCGGCCACTGATAAATATGAGTGCCTTGGTAGATTTGTGCAGCTCAGGGGTGTTCCTGTTCTGGATGATTGGCTTCAGGAGGCACACAAAGGTAAAACTGGCGATGGCAACAGTCCCAAGGAAAGTGATAAAGCCACTGAGGAACTGCTGCTTGCTCTGCTTCGTGCTCTGGAGAAGTTGCCTGTAAATCTTCATGCTTTACGGACTTGCAACATTGGTAAGTCGGTTAATCACTTACGCAGTCATAAAAACTTGGAGATCCACAAGAAGGCTAGGAGTCTTGTTGACACTTGGAAGAAACGAGTTGATGCAGAAATGACAAAGAACAATGATGCGAAATCTGTAGGGTCAAGCCAGGCTGTAGCATGGCCTGGTAAGACAGGTTTTCCTGAAGTTTCTCATGCTGGAAGCAGACGTCCTGGATTAAATGAGGTAACTGTGAAAAGCCCCGGTCAGCCTTCTGCTTGTAAAACTCCACCTGGTAAACTTGGTAATTCAGATCCTGTGGCCAAGCCAAGTCCGTTTACATCAGGATCTTTAAAACAATCACCTTTGCCTGCTTTGGGGGCTATTGGCTTGAAGGATCCACTTGGCAAAACAAGTGGTGGCACTGGGACTCAGGAGTTGCCACCAGCAGTGGTGAAAGAAGAAAAGAGCAGCAGTTCGAGTCAGTCTCAGAACAATAGCCAGTCTTGTTCTAGTGATCATAAAAAAATGGGTTCTTCATGGAAAGAGGATGCAAGGAGTTCAACTGCTGGCTCAATGAATGCTAGCAAGATCTCTGGTACTTCTTCTCGCCACCGAAGGTCTGGCAATGGGCTTCTGGGAACAAGTAATTCTGGAATTCAGAAGGAACCTAATTTGG ATCATGGAAATAGCCACAGGTTGATTGTTAGGCTTCCTAACCCTGGTCGCAGTCCTGCCCGAAGTGCAAGTGGAGGTTCATTTGAGGACCCTTCAGTGACAGGGAGCAGAGCATCGTCACCTGGTGTTCCTGATAAACATGAGCATAATGATCGTAAAATGAAACTGAGGAGCGATGCTTGTCGGTCTCATGTTGCCACCAATGCAAATATAGAGACATGGGAGAGCAATGATGTGAAGGAGGGGGTGGTTGGATCTGATGAAGGTGACAGATCGCCAACAATTCTTGATGAAGAACGCAGGAGCGCTGATGAAACTGGAAAGATCTCTGATATTCCAAGAACTGCCTGTTCATCCTCTGGGAATGAAAAAGGGGTTTTTTTGCCTGAATCCAGGACAAGGAACTCTTTCAGCTCTATAAATGCACTGATTGAAAGCTGTGCAAAATATTCTGAATCTAGTGTTCCTTTATCGGCTGGGGATGATATAGGAATGAATTTACTTGCTAGTGTGGCTGCTGGGGAAATGTCAAAGTCTGACTTTATTTCTCCCACTGGCTCACCTGGAACTTCACCTGTGGTTGAGGACCACTGTACTGGTAATAATGAGGCCAAGTCAAGACTGTCATGTGATGATGGTGTTGCCCAGAGTCATGCCCAGTCTGATGAAACTGCTGATATTGACTCGGAGAAACATGGGAAGAGTGTTGGTTCTGTGTTAGCAAGGGTTGAGTCGCAACAGGCAGGCATCAACTTTTCAGgtgatgaaaaaatcatcatGCCATTGCAGGATAAGATATTGACAGGCGAGCAAGCCAAGCAGTCACCTGTTTCCAGTACAAGTTTTCATAAAACTTCAGATTCTTCTATAAAACCAGAAGGGAAACTCGAGGAAGAGAGAGCTGATAGATGTTATTCTATGTCTAGTCCATCAAATGTGAAGGAGGAGACTGAAGGTGATGGAGCTTATCTACACCGGGACAGATTGATGACTAGTGGGCAGGTTACTGATAGTCTCACAGATTGTAAGACTAAGTTAATGAGTCAACCAATGGATGAGAgtaagcccattgattatgctcGTGAAAAGATTGTAGAGGGCAGTATGTGCACTTCTGGAGTTGTTTGCAACACCTTGGCGGGTGCTTGTGAGTTTGAAAAGACTGCTTCAGGCAGAAAATCTGAGAAGCTGGTTGAAGAATCTCCCTCTTGTCCTCCCATTGACAAAGAACTGCCTGGTGGTGCCACCTTAACGGACCAGCAGCAACCTTCCGTTGCGGCAAATCATGCAGAGGCTTTAGATAGAAGTGCTGATGATGCTGTTGCTCTTTCTGGTGCTGATGAAGTTCTTTGTCCTGAAAATGATGATGAGTCCAAGACCAAGAAGTCTGATAACTTGAGGGCTGGTGATTTGGACCTCAGTAAcactgaaaagaaagaaagtttGAGTGTTGCCACTTCAAGCATCAATGAACGAGTTGCATCAACCATAGTCCCACCTATCTCTGGCAATGGGGTGGATGATAACTTAGAAATAAAGCAGCCTCTTGAGGTCTGCCTTACTGGATCTTCTGACAATCAGCTTCCGTGCAGTATTCCTCCCCAAGAAACTGAGCGATGTGCAAAGTCTTCTGGTTCTAAGATATCTGGAGCTGATGCTGATGGAAAGGAGGAGCTTGTGTCTTCTGCAGAGGCTTCTTCATTGGCTGTTACAGCTGATCCAGATGTTTCGGCTAAGCTCGACTTTGATTTAAATGAAGGCATCCCTGGAGATGATGGGAACCAAGGCGAGCAAGCTACCTCAGCTGCACCAATATGTTCATCTGCAGTTCGTATGCCTAACCTGCCTCCATTTGCATCTCCCAAGTTAAGTGCCTTGCCTGCTCCAATCACAGTGGCTGCTCCCGCAAAGGGACCGTTTGTTCCACCTGAAAATTTGTTGAAGACAAAGGCTGAGCCTGGGTGGAAAGGTTCAGCTGCCACCAGTGCATTTCGCCCCGCTGAACCGCGAAAGGTTTTTGAGATGCCACTTAGTACTTCTGATGTCCCAACATCTGATGCTGCAGGGAAGCAGGTTCGTCCACCTTTGGACATCGATCTGAATATAGCTGATGAGAGAGTACTTGAGGACTTGGGTTCTCAGAGCTCTGCTCAGACAACAGGCTCTGAATCAGGAGCCATTAGCAATCATGAGGCACCCACACGAACTGCTGGGGGACTTGATCTTGATTTAAATAGAGCTGATGAGGGCACAGAAAATGGGCAGTTCGTAGCAAGCACCAGTCAGAGGTTAGAAGTGCCACTTTTGCCGGTAAGACCAGCACCTGGAGGATTCTCTAATGGGGAGGCCAACGTATCAAGGGACTTTGATCTTAATAATGGACCAGGACTTGATGAAGTGGGTTCAGAACCTGCACCGAGGAGCCAGCATGCCAAGAGCAGCAGCAGTGTGCCCTTCTTACCGCCAGTAGCAGGCCTCAGAATGAACAATGCTGAACTAGGCAATGTATCGTCTTGGTTTCCTTCGGGTAATTCCTATCCAGCTGTTGCTATACCATCTTTCTTGCCGGAGAGAGGGGAGCAGCCTTACCCTATTGTTGCAGCTCCAGGGGCCCAGAGGATTTTGGGGTCAGTTACGGGTGGTGGCACATTTGGAAATGATATTTACAGAACCCCAGTGCTGTCATCATCTCCAGCCATGGCCTTTTCCCCTGCTACAGCATTTCCATATGCTGGCTTCCCTTTTGGCTCCAGTTTTCCTCTAGCGTCGACTTCTTTCACAGGTGGATCAACAACCTATGTTGATTCATCATCTGGAGGTGCTTCATGCTTTCCTGCCATTTCATCACAGCTTGTTGGACCAGCAGGTGCTGTCTCGTCCCATTATCAAAGGTCTTATGTGATAAACCTTCCAGAAGGTAGTTCTAGTGGTGGATCTGATAACAGTAGAAAGTGGGCCAGACAAGGTCTTGATCTCAATGCAGGTCCAGGGAGTGCAGATATGGAAGGAAAAGATGACAGATTGCCTTCAGCATCGAGACAGCTCTTGGTTGCCGGTACTCAGGCTTTTGTGGAGGAGCAGGCAAGGATGTACCAGGTGCCAGGTGGGGGTCTGAAGAGGAAAGAGCCTGAAGGAGGTTGGGATGCAGAGAGATCTGGTTACAAGCAACTTTCGTGGCAGTAA